Sequence from the Plasmodium cynomolgi strain B DNA, scaffold: 1350, whole genome shotgun sequence genome:
tgtaaaaaagaaaaattatatgtatttataaaaaatcgAACAAGAACTATATATAgaaattacataaatttaaaaataattagtaCATATTGTTATGTTGGAagaatatatgtatgcatttattgttttatatataccatttatttgcctttttatatattcataagtaacattcatatttataaaactatgaaacacattttatttcatatactttttttatatcacaGAATTATTTCTTAATTTCCAGAGTTGTATGAAATATATTGggtatttaaatatattaaggtcttaaaatattttttcattgttctaataaaagatttattttttaccgtTTTTTTTGGGCTGCAGACTTCTTTGTAGCTGGTTTTTCggttgccttttttgttgtgtCTGGTTTTTTGTCAACATgtattcttttctttctttattcCACGTATTCCACTGTTCATCAGTTATCCATTGTTTAGTGAAGGTTTGTAACCATTGCttataaaattcatttttttcttttttccagttAACCCATTCATTacaattattttctattGCCTTAAGGTTATCTGTCCATTCTTTATGTTCTGATCTTATCCTTTCCGCCCATCTGTTATAATGTGCTAACTTCACCCAATAGTCTTGGTCAGTATGTACTGCCCATTTTCTCCAACTTTTGAAATAACGATTTTCACGTTCTTTCCATTCTTGTTTACACCATTCATCTAAATATTTCTTATGCCatacatttaattttttcctcattttctgATGGTATTCCTTTCCACATTTGCtgatcccttttttaaaatcttgTTTCAAACAGGTTAATCCTGTTTCATGAAACCACGCTATCCACTTGGTCACTCCCCATTTTAATGCTTCTGGATAAACATTACATTTATATTCCTTTTCCATGTCAGGATTAAAATGCATCCATTTTTGCTCTAGACTTCTCATGAATTCATCCCAATCACTTTTCAACTTTTGAGAACATTCGTATGCTATACTTTCTACATCTTTTTCGATTGGTTTTTCAATGGATTAAACCATCTCCTCCATAGTGTTCTTGTTCCATCCTCATAAAGGTCAacttttgatatttttcctcAATAAATCATTTTCAAATGCAATACTTACA
This genomic interval carries:
- a CDS encoding hypothetical protein (putative); the protein is MRSLEQKWMHFNPDMEKEYKCNVYPEALKWGVTKWIAWFHETGLTCLKQDFKKGISKCGKEYHQKMRKKLNVWHKKYLDEWCKQEWKERENRYFKSWRKWAVHTDQDYWVKLAHYNRWAERIRSEHKEWTDNLKAIENNCNEWVNWKKEKNEFYKQWLQTFTKQWITDEQWNTWNKERKEYMLTKNQTQQKRQPKNQLQRSLQPKKNGKK